In Halogeometricum sp. S1BR25-6, a single genomic region encodes these proteins:
- a CDS encoding aminopeptidase → MTDDELRDAAETAIGQCMAIGADESCVVVTDDERIDIGEALYDAASDVTDDATLLRYPPGNQHGEEPPTAVAAAMAAADVFLAPTTKSLSHTRARSDACESGARGATLPGITEDVFLAGLDADYDAISRHCLDVLEQVTEASVVRVETPSGTDITFEPGAREWRADTGIVHEAGGFSNLPAGEVFVSPENANGTYVVDGTMMPHGLLEGGQQLRFDVEDGYVTDISDDSVREQVEAGAEEVGRDAYNLAELGIGTNVGVDHLVGSVLLDEKAAGTVHVAIGDDAGIGGDTEAPLHLDGIIKDPTVYADGEEVELPSAE, encoded by the coding sequence ATGACGGACGACGAGTTGCGCGACGCCGCGGAGACGGCAATCGGCCAGTGCATGGCCATCGGAGCGGACGAATCCTGCGTCGTCGTCACCGACGACGAGCGCATCGATATCGGCGAAGCGCTCTACGACGCCGCCTCGGACGTGACCGACGACGCGACGCTCCTGCGCTACCCGCCGGGGAATCAGCACGGCGAGGAACCGCCCACTGCCGTCGCCGCCGCAATGGCCGCGGCGGACGTGTTCCTCGCGCCGACGACGAAGAGCCTGAGTCACACCCGCGCCCGCAGCGACGCCTGCGAGAGCGGCGCGCGCGGCGCGACGCTACCCGGTATCACCGAAGACGTGTTCCTCGCCGGGTTGGACGCCGACTACGACGCCATCTCCCGGCACTGTCTGGACGTGCTCGAACAGGTGACGGAGGCCAGCGTCGTCCGCGTCGAGACGCCCTCGGGCACCGACATCACCTTCGAACCCGGCGCGCGGGAGTGGCGCGCCGACACCGGTATCGTCCACGAGGCGGGCGGGTTCTCGAACCTCCCGGCGGGCGAGGTGTTCGTCTCCCCCGAGAACGCGAACGGCACCTACGTCGTCGACGGAACGATGATGCCGCACGGCCTGCTTGAGGGGGGTCAACAGCTCCGATTCGACGTGGAGGACGGCTACGTGACCGACATCTCCGACGACAGCGTGCGCGAACAGGTCGAGGCGGGCGCGGAAGAGGTCGGCCGCGACGCCTACAACCTCGCCGAACTCGGCATCGGCACGAACGTCGGCGTCGACCACCTCGTCGGCTCGGTGCTCTTAGACGAGAAGGCGGCCGGCACGGTGCACGTCGCCATCGGCGACGACGCCGGCATCGGCGGCGACACCGAGGCGCCCCTCCATCTGGACGGCATCATCAAGGACCCGACAGTCTATGCAGATGGGGAGGAAGTGGAACTCCCAAGCGCCGAGTAG
- a CDS encoding type II glyceraldehyde-3-phosphate dehydrogenase encodes MIRVGVNGYGTIGKRVADAVDAQPDMELVGVAKTQPNFEAHTAVQRGYSMYAAIPERMPLFAEAGIDAEGAVDEMVADADVVVDCTPSGIGADNKALYESHDTPAVFQGGEDADIGDVSFVARANYDDALGADYVRAVSCNTTGLSRIVAPLEEEYGVEKVRATLVRRGGDPGQNSRGPINDILPDPIDIPSHHGPDVRTIFPDLKIDTLGLKVPATLMHVHSLNVTLEDDVTAAHVRQLLEAESRVFVISEGMGIDGAGKLKDFAHDAGRPRGDLWENCVWGESIAVEGRDLYLFQAIHQESDVIPENVDAIRAMTESASKAESVATTDEYLGVGITGDPSGFGGEDRSDRVPGTELADD; translated from the coding sequence ATGATACGAGTGGGTGTCAACGGCTACGGCACGATCGGCAAACGCGTGGCCGACGCCGTCGACGCACAACCGGATATGGAACTCGTGGGTGTGGCGAAGACCCAACCGAACTTCGAGGCTCACACCGCCGTTCAGCGAGGATACTCGATGTACGCCGCGATCCCCGAGCGGATGCCGCTGTTCGCCGAGGCGGGTATCGACGCCGAGGGCGCCGTCGACGAGATGGTCGCCGACGCCGACGTCGTCGTCGACTGCACGCCGTCGGGAATCGGCGCGGATAACAAGGCCCTCTACGAGTCGCACGACACGCCCGCCGTCTTCCAGGGCGGCGAGGACGCCGACATCGGCGACGTGAGTTTCGTCGCCCGCGCGAACTACGACGACGCTCTCGGCGCGGATTACGTCCGCGCGGTCTCCTGCAACACGACCGGCCTCTCGCGGATCGTCGCCCCCCTCGAAGAGGAGTACGGCGTCGAGAAGGTGCGCGCGACGCTCGTCCGCCGGGGCGGCGACCCGGGTCAGAACTCCCGTGGTCCCATCAACGACATCCTCCCGGACCCGATCGACATCCCGAGTCACCACGGCCCCGACGTGCGGACCATCTTCCCCGATCTGAAGATAGACACGCTAGGTCTGAAGGTGCCGGCGACGCTGATGCACGTCCACAGCCTCAACGTCACCCTGGAGGACGACGTGACGGCGGCGCACGTCCGCCAACTCCTCGAAGCGGAGTCGCGCGTCTTCGTCATCTCCGAGGGGATGGGTATCGACGGCGCGGGCAAACTGAAGGACTTCGCGCACGACGCCGGCCGCCCCCGCGGCGACCTCTGGGAGAACTGCGTCTGGGGGGAGTCCATCGCCGTCGAGGGCCGCGACCTCTACTTGTTCCAGGCCATCCACCAGGAGTCCGACGTCATCCCCGAGAACGTCGACGCCATCCGCGCGATGACCGAGTCGGCGAGCAAAGCCGAGAGCGTGGCGACGACCGACGAGTACCTCGGCGTCGGCATCACGGGCGACCCCTCGGGGTTCGGTGGCGAGGACCGCTCGGACCGCGTCCCCGGGACGGAACTCGCGGACGACTGA
- a CDS encoding metallophosphoesterase family protein, giving the protein MRVGICSDTHDNLDLARGAVETFEDAGVETVLHCGDVVSPFTANVFDSGFEFHAVRGNNDGEWNLQSVIESFGTYHGDCATFEFDGASVALYHGTNETLVDGLVDAGTYDYVFRGHTHQRTYEERGDTVHVNPGGLPIPGADDTYHVALLDTEEEEVAFYEV; this is encoded by the coding sequence ATGAGAGTGGGAATCTGTTCGGACACGCACGACAATCTGGACCTCGCGCGCGGCGCCGTCGAGACGTTCGAGGACGCCGGCGTCGAAACCGTGCTTCACTGCGGCGACGTCGTCTCACCGTTCACGGCGAACGTCTTCGATTCCGGTTTCGAGTTCCACGCCGTCCGCGGTAACAACGACGGCGAGTGGAACCTGCAATCGGTAATCGAGTCGTTCGGCACCTACCACGGCGACTGCGCGACGTTCGAGTTCGACGGCGCGTCGGTGGCGCTGTACCACGGGACGAACGAGACGCTGGTCGACGGACTCGTCGACGCGGGGACGTACGACTACGTCTTCCGGGGACACACGCACCAGCGGACCTACGAGGAGCGAGGCGACACCGTCCACGTCAACCCCGGCGGACTCCCGATTCCCGGCGCCGACGACACCTATCACGTCGCGCTGTTAGACACCGAGGAGGAAGAGGTGGCGTTCTACGAGGTGTGA
- a CDS encoding phosphoglycerate kinase encodes MSTFKTLDDLDSDQRVLVRLDLNSPVEDGEVQDNRRFERHAQTVRELAEAGHRVVLMAHQGRPGDDDFVSLDQHADILAEHVGRDVAFVADTYGDEATEAIESLESGEILLLENTRMCEDELPEEHPDDKAKTEFVQTLAPLFDAYVNDAYSAAHRSHASLVGFPLELPAYAGRVMETEYEANSSIATREFDGQVTMVVGGTKATDVIDVMNNLGETVDQFLLGGIAGELFLRAAGHDVGFDVGEMDLFDDQWEENHETIESLIDERGDQISLAVDLAYEDEDDERAEISVEDIDEKDKGYLDVGSDTVAEYDPVIRDSEAVFVKGALGLFEDERFSNGTVGVLEAISETDCFSVVGGGDTSRAIEMYGLDEDDFGHVSIAGGAYIRALTGASLVGVEMLEQN; translated from the coding sequence ATGTCCACGTTCAAGACTCTCGACGACCTCGACTCCGACCAGCGCGTCCTCGTCCGCCTCGACCTGAACTCGCCCGTCGAAGACGGCGAGGTGCAGGACAACCGACGCTTCGAGCGCCACGCCCAGACCGTCCGCGAACTCGCCGAAGCGGGCCACCGCGTCGTCCTGATGGCCCACCAGGGCCGCCCCGGCGACGACGACTTCGTCTCGCTCGACCAGCACGCCGACATCCTCGCCGAACACGTCGGCCGCGACGTGGCGTTCGTCGCCGACACGTACGGCGACGAGGCGACGGAGGCCATCGAGTCGCTGGAGTCCGGGGAGATACTCCTCTTGGAGAACACCCGGATGTGCGAGGACGAACTGCCGGAAGAGCACCCCGACGACAAGGCCAAGACGGAGTTCGTCCAGACGCTCGCACCGCTGTTCGACGCCTACGTCAACGACGCCTACTCGGCGGCGCACCGCTCGCACGCCTCGCTCGTCGGCTTCCCCCTCGAACTGCCCGCCTACGCCGGGCGCGTGATGGAAACGGAGTACGAGGCCAACTCCTCGATAGCGACGCGGGAGTTCGACGGACAGGTGACGATGGTCGTCGGCGGGACGAAGGCGACGGACGTCATCGACGTGATGAACAACCTCGGCGAGACGGTGGACCAGTTCCTGCTGGGCGGCATCGCGGGCGAACTGTTCCTTCGCGCCGCCGGCCACGACGTGGGCTTCGACGTCGGCGAGATGGACCTCTTCGACGACCAGTGGGAGGAGAACCACGAGACCATCGAATCCCTGATAGACGAACGCGGCGACCAGATTTCCCTCGCGGTTGACCTCGCCTACGAGGACGAGGACGACGAACGCGCCGAGATATCGGTCGAAGACATCGACGAGAAGGACAAGGGATACCTCGACGTCGGGTCGGACACCGTCGCCGAGTACGACCCCGTTATTCGAGATTCGGAGGCCGTCTTCGTGAAGGGCGCGCTGGGACTGTTCGAGGACGAACGGTTCTCGAACGGCACGGTGGGCGTTCTCGAAGCCATCTCCGAGACGGACTGCTTCTCCGTTGTCGGCGGCGGCGACACCTCCCGCGCCATCGAGATGTACGGACTCGACGAGGACGACTTCGGCCACGTCTCCATCGCCGGCGGCGCCTACATCCGCGCGCTGACGGGCGCCTCGCTGGTCGGCGTCGAGATGCTCGAACAGAACTGA
- the gap gene encoding type I glyceraldehyde-3-phosphate dehydrogenase: MSEKSNFGSAEDADDVVRVGLNGFGRIGRNVFRAVMENPSVELVGVNDVMDFEDMEYLAKYDTVMGRLDDVSLDGEKLVAGDSSVPLYNVQSPAELPWDELDVDVALECTGIFRTKEDASAHLEAGADKVLISAPPKGDDPIKQIVYGVNHDEYDGEDVVSNASCTTNSVTPVAKVLDEEFGIDSGLLTTVHAYTGSQNLIDGPKSKKRRGRAAAENIVPTSTGAAQAATQILPQLEGKLDGMAMRVPVPNGSITELVVSLDEAPSVEEINDAFRDAADSGPLAGVLGYTDDEVVSSDIVGLPFSSTVDLQSTNMVNDGGLYKILTWYDNEYGFSNRMLDVAQFVTYE; the protein is encoded by the coding sequence ATGAGTGAAAAGTCGAACTTCGGCTCGGCTGAAGACGCGGACGACGTCGTTCGCGTCGGACTGAACGGGTTCGGTCGCATCGGGCGGAACGTGTTCCGCGCAGTGATGGAGAACCCGAGCGTCGAACTCGTCGGCGTCAACGACGTGATGGACTTCGAGGACATGGAGTACCTCGCGAAGTACGACACCGTCATGGGTCGGCTGGACGACGTCTCGCTCGACGGCGAGAAACTCGTCGCCGGCGATAGCTCCGTTCCCCTCTACAACGTCCAGAGCCCCGCCGAACTGCCGTGGGACGAACTCGACGTCGACGTGGCGCTCGAGTGTACGGGGATCTTCCGCACGAAGGAAGACGCCTCCGCGCACCTCGAGGCGGGCGCCGACAAGGTGCTCATCTCCGCGCCGCCGAAGGGCGACGACCCGATCAAACAGATCGTCTACGGCGTCAACCACGACGAGTACGACGGCGAGGACGTCGTCTCGAACGCCTCCTGTACGACGAACTCCGTCACGCCGGTCGCGAAGGTACTCGACGAGGAGTTCGGCATCGACTCGGGCCTCCTGACGACGGTCCACGCCTACACCGGGTCCCAGAACCTCATCGACGGCCCCAAATCGAAGAAGCGCCGCGGCCGCGCCGCCGCCGAGAACATCGTCCCCACGTCGACGGGCGCCGCGCAAGCCGCCACTCAGATTCTGCCGCAGTTGGAGGGGAAACTCGACGGGATGGCGATGCGCGTCCCCGTGCCGAACGGCTCCATCACCGAACTCGTCGTCTCCCTCGACGAGGCGCCCTCCGTCGAGGAGATAAACGATGCCTTCCGCGACGCCGCCGACTCCGGCCCCCTCGCGGGCGTCCTCGGCTACACCGACGACGAAGTCGTCTCCTCGGACATCGTCGGCCTGCCGTTCTCCTCGACGGTCGACCTCCAGTCGACCAACATGGTCAACGACGGCGGTCTGTACAAGATTCTCACCTGGTACGACAACGAGTACGGCTTCTCGAACCGGATGCTCGACGTGGCGCAGTTCGTCACCTACGAGTGA
- a CDS encoding Hsp20/alpha crystallin family protein, with the protein MRDERDDPFDNIFDEIERMMSEMTGGDTTGFASETHIDVYDEGEEVRLVADLPGVEKDAIDLKCDGETLTVSAASDRREYDERIRLPVRVDEHSASASFKNGVLQVTFQKAEDSAAIDVE; encoded by the coding sequence ATGAGAGATGAGCGCGACGATCCGTTCGACAACATCTTCGACGAGATCGAACGGATGATGAGCGAGATGACCGGTGGGGACACCACCGGATTCGCCTCCGAGACCCACATCGACGTCTACGATGAGGGCGAGGAGGTTCGACTCGTCGCGGATTTACCCGGAGTGGAGAAGGACGCCATCGACCTGAAGTGCGACGGCGAGACGCTCACTGTGAGCGCAGCGAGCGACCGGCGCGAGTACGACGAACGGATTCGTCTCCCCGTTCGCGTGGACGAACACTCCGCGTCGGCGTCGTTCAAGAACGGCGTCCTCCAGGTCACATTCCAGAAGGCAGAGGACTCCGCAGCCATCGACGTCGAGTAG
- a CDS encoding ATP-grasp domain-containing protein, which translates to MLRLAVTTDSETFERMRDPLAAREIAVEHLPAKERSIRLTGAGESFDVGFVYPTRLMEGGALDARAPMPWVNGREAVLTSRNKGGVVAELARAGLPVPETRMLSNPVDEDVVLDAVADLSFPLVVKPNSATRGVGVAKVADADSLLGVVDYLNLVHDFRSTGDKSYLIQEFVADARDYRVMVVDGEVVGGVERRLPESLGEGRWKHNVHRGAAATAVDVPDEHRDLAESVAETLGIDYLGVDLLVSPDRTLVSETNARPTIDHEKYDEDFWDRLAALIRRTAGRTER; encoded by the coding sequence ATGCTCCGACTGGCGGTGACGACGGACAGCGAGACGTTCGAGCGGATGCGGGACCCGCTGGCGGCGCGCGAAATCGCCGTCGAACACCTGCCGGCGAAGGAGCGGTCGATTCGGCTGACCGGGGCGGGCGAGTCGTTCGACGTCGGCTTCGTCTACCCGACGCGGCTGATGGAGGGCGGCGCGCTGGACGCGCGCGCGCCGATGCCGTGGGTGAACGGACGCGAGGCGGTGCTCACCTCGCGGAACAAGGGCGGCGTCGTCGCGGAACTGGCGCGCGCGGGACTCCCCGTTCCTGAGACGCGCATGCTGTCGAACCCGGTGGACGAGGACGTCGTCCTCGACGCCGTCGCGGACCTCTCGTTCCCCCTCGTCGTCAAACCCAACTCCGCGACGCGCGGCGTCGGCGTCGCCAAGGTGGCCGACGCGGACTCGCTGCTCGGCGTCGTCGACTACCTGAACCTCGTCCACGACTTCCGGTCGACGGGCGACAAATCCTACCTGATTCAGGAGTTCGTCGCCGACGCGCGCGACTACCGCGTGATGGTCGTCGACGGCGAGGTGGTCGGCGGCGTCGAGCGCAGACTCCCGGAGTCATTGGGCGAGGGGCGCTGGAAGCACAACGTCCACCGGGGCGCGGCGGCGACGGCGGTTGACGTCCCCGACGAGCACCGCGACCTGGCCGAGTCGGTGGCCGAGACGCTCGGAATCGACTACCTCGGCGTCGACTTGCTCGTCTCCCCTGACCGGACGCTCGTTTCGGAGACGAACGCCCGGCCGACGATAGACCACGAGAAGTACGACGAGGACTTCTGGGACCGACTGGCGGCGTTGATACGGCGGACGGCGGGGCGGACCGAGCGGTAG